The genomic region GGCTCAGCCAAATCACCGCGGTCGCCAGTCCCTTGACTAGATTCCCCCGGTAAACGGCCATGACCGACTCCATCATAAAGGGCAAGGCAATCAGGTCCACCACCGGCAGCATCCGGTTACCGGGTAGGATGACTGCCAGCACCAACATAATCGGAATTAACAGCATCCCCAGCATCAAGCTAGCCGGTTCACCGTAGCCAATGCCATCATCTAAGGCCACAAACCAACGTTTCTTGGTGAAAATCGTCCGGCCGGCCCCATGTTGCTGGCGGTCGGTGATTTCACCGGTAATTGGCGTGAAAGCCTGACCAAAGAGCGAGGCAATCATCGGAAAGATGGTCATCACTGCGCCCAGCTGAATGGCAAAGAGCAAAACCTGGCCCCAGGCCTTGACCGAACCCAGCTGGTTCAGATGAGCTAATAGACCCAAAACCAGCCCCAAAATAGCGCCGATAACCATTGGCTCACCAAGGAGGCCCAACTTTTTTTTCAAATTGGCTGGAGTTAAGTGCACCCGGTTTAAGCCAATCAGGTTCCACAGTGGATCAAGCAGAATAGCTGGCACCACATTTTCAATGTTATGGAGGGCGGCCACGGTGCTGTTTGGAATCTTAAAATAGTTGGCATAGCGGTCAGCTTGGACCTCGGCCAGCCAGAGCGTAATCAGCATCATAAAGACCGTTAGACTAAAGGACAGCCAGAAATTATGGGTAGCCACGTAGGCAATCGTCCCCCAAATCATAAAGCCCCAGTTTTGCCAAAGGTTGGTGGCAAAAAAGACCTTAGTGTAACCAACCAAGAAGAGCAGGATTTCCAAAATCAGGCCGACCATGAAAAAGCTAATGCCAACTGGAGAATCAAAGGCCACGATGGCGGCAGACTGCCAACCGGTATCCACAATCGACCGGTGCAGCCCGGTCATGGTTACGACCTGGTGGATGACCTTGGTAACGATTGGCGTGAAGTCAGTGATAATCCAGGCAAAACCAGCCAGGGCGACACCAACCAAGATGGCACTGCGGACCGCCGTTGTCACCCGCACCCGCAGTCCTAAGGCCACCAAAAAAATCATGATTGGAACTAGGACATTTTCACCCAGATCCGTAATAAAGTTTAAAAATCCCTGCATCTGCCTGTCTCCCCTACTAGCTGGTCCAAATAGGTGTATCCTTAGCTTGTAAAAACATTCTCAAAGGAGCTGCCCGCATGAACATCTTGGTTATCTATGCCTACCCCAATCACACCGGTTTGAACTATGCCATCTTGAATCGAATTCGAAAAAATTTAAATTCAAGGCATAAAGTTAAAATTTTAGACCTGTATGAAGATGACTTTAACCCGATTCTGGTCTTCAATCAAGCCCACCGGCGCCGTGACTTGGACCAGGAACCGGCCATGGCCCCCTACCGTAAAATGGTTCAGGAGGCCGATTTTCTCATTTTCGTTTATCCCATTTGGTGGGGTGGCATGCCGGCCATTTTGAAGGGCTTTATTGACCGGGTCTTTGTGAAGGGCTTTGCCTACCATTATCCCAACGGTGGCCTCCGACCGGAAGGACTCCTGCCAGGTAAGTCCGCCTGGATTGTCAATACCTGTGACACCCCTGGCTTCTATATTAAGCTCTTCCAGGAAGACTACGGCCGAATCTTAAAGCGCCAGGTCTTAAAGATGTGTGGCATCCGCGTGCAAAAGCACAGCCGCCTGAACTTTGTCCGCCGCTCTTCACTCGCTAAGCGGGAAAAGTTCCTGG from Leuconostocaceae bacterium ESL0723 harbors:
- a CDS encoding PTS galactitol transporter subunit IIC translates to MQGFLNFITDLGENVLVPIMIFLVALGLRVRVTTAVRSAILVGVALAGFAWIITDFTPIVTKVIHQVVTMTGLHRSIVDTGWQSAAIVAFDSPVGISFFMVGLILEILLFLVGYTKVFFATNLWQNWGFMIWGTIAYVATHNFWLSFSLTVFMMLITLWLAEVQADRYANYFKIPNSTVAALHNIENVVPAILLDPLWNLIGLNRVHLTPANLKKKLGLLGEPMVIGAILGLVLGLLAHLNQLGSVKAWGQVLLFAIQLGAVMTIFPMIASLFGQAFTPITGEITDRQQHGAGRTIFTKKRWFVALDDGIGYGEPASLMLGMLLIPIMLVLAVILPGNRMLPVVDLIALPFMMESVMAVYRGNLVKGLATAVIWLSLGLYAGSYMAPFYTATLAHYGVIAATGASLVVSFNIMARPLNTLIFMVWMTGNLYLIGILVVLYLVAQFMLRRHQGAIWHYLETMAAKNWSEKG
- a CDS encoding NAD(P)H-dependent oxidoreductase, whose product is MNILVIYAYPNHTGLNYAILNRIRKNLNSRHKVKILDLYEDDFNPILVFNQAHRRRDLDQEPAMAPYRKMVQEADFLIFVYPIWWGGMPAILKGFIDRVFVKGFAYHYPNGGLRPEGLLPGKSAWIVNTCDTPGFYIKLFQEDYGRILKRQVLKMCGIRVQKHSRLNFVRRSSLAKREKFLDKVGNYAREI